In Nitrospinota bacterium, a single window of DNA contains:
- a CDS encoding NifU N-terminal domain-containing protein → MAVDVTVSTTPNEHAMKYTLNCNAIESGYKTYKNAGEAADCPVAKALFAIDGVEQVFLMTDFVTVNKKADAKWSGMEAAVLAAIKASY, encoded by the coding sequence ATGGCTGTTGACGTGACTGTTTCCACGACTCCTAATGAGCACGCAATGAAATACACTCTCAATTGCAACGCGATCGAATCCGGCTACAAAACCTATAAAAATGCGGGAGAAGCGGCGGATTGCCCGGTGGCGAAAGCCCTGTTTGCCATCGATGGCGTGGAGCAGGTGTTTCTGATGACGGACTTCGTGACCGTCAACAAGAAGGCCGATGCGAAGTGGTCCGGCATGGAAGCGGCGGTTCTGGCGGCCATCAAAGCCTCCTATTAA